CCAGAAGGCTTTTACGGAACTACCGGCGTAGCCGGTAGTTTTCTTTATACAATAAAGACTGCCATTTTGCATGGCAGCCCTTATAAGAATCCTTGCAATCCAGGTTGATTGAAGACTCTAGCGTTCTACAACAAGAGTACCGGGATATATTTCGGCAACGCAGTCGTTACAATACAACATCAGATCATAAGTATTTTCCGGAAGCGCATCGACTGTAATATACCCGCGTTCCACATCCTCAAGCGAAATTTTAATGTCAGGAGTCCAAGTATAGCACTTATTAACGTTATAGCAATCCATGCTGTGAATGCTCAAATACACGCCTTTCTCCAGAGCCTTTTCCACAGGAGCATCGACAACATCCCAATCGCCATCATGCTCTTCTATGTCTCTAAAATGAATGGAATCCAAAGGCACATTGACTGAATAGGCCGGTTCCAAAGACACATTACCTACGTCAAGAATATTACGACCATCAACTTTAATCATAGAAGCTTCATCAAAGCGAAGGCTTTCATTGGTGCCAAACTTTTTGTTCTCCGAAATAACGCGAGTCGGCAAGTTATTAAATACGGGAATATGTTCCATTCTCGCCGCGCCATCTTCCGCACGCGCCGCTTTACTAGAATCCGCATAAACCGGGATGCCCTCTTCATACGTCAAGAAATTCACACTTTCCATATAAAAGTATCCGTCACCATCCGTCGTAAACCACCGGCAATCATCACTATAAGATGGACAAGATTCTTCGGTATAAACCTTGGCGTTGGCCAACGGTTTCCCACTCGGATCAACCACACGCCCCTTCACATCCGCATACAGATAGATGTCCTTATGAGCGCCACATGTTATTCGACCCCATTCTATAACCTGCGAGCCTTCCAATGTCGTGAGCGTATCCACCTTATATTCGATTTCCTCCTCGTCATCAACAGTATCTTTGGAAGTTTTTTTCGCAAGGGTTTCTATTACGCACGAATTTTTTCCATCGCTGAATTTCTTTTCAAAATCGGCCGTATCCAGACTTGCAACCGACGGATTACCCGTATTCGTCTCGCTGAGTGTTGATGCCGAACTGGCATTATCATCACTACAACCAACGAACATCCCAAGACCAAGCAAAGCAAAGGCAAGGCCCGTTTTTGTCAACTTATTAATAAACATTTTGAGTCCTCCTAGACTTATTTTTTCAAATTTGTGAATAAATGAACATTCAACTGGTGAACGCCAGTCGCCTTCTTCTTGTCGAGCATAATAATCTTACGCACCTTGGCCTTCAGGCCCTGGATTTCTTTGGCAATCGCCTTGAAAGCATCATCGGAAACGCTGAAAGTGAAAGTAGCCATATCCGACGATCTTTCGTCACTTGCAAGTAGAGCCTGCTTTGAAAGTTCAAAGCACTGCAGCTGATACTGGCGCACCAAATCGCTATTGTTATAGGCGCCGCTGCTCACCGAGTCGCGGCAACTTTTCCAGAAGCCATTCTCGTTCTTCCGCACAAAACCGAGGCGTTCCAACAATTCCAAGGAACGTTTCAGAGTACCCACGGAAACCTTCGGGGAAATCAATTTCTGGATAGGTTCAAGGTCGTCCGAAACATCCACAACTTCCAACGCCGTAAACAGCACGCTGTTATACCAGTGACTATAATATTCGTAGGCGTCTTCGTTCAAGATGCGGTGGGAATCCGGGTGCTGCTTCAGCAGTTCCTCGAAAAAAGCGTTCCGTTCCGTCGCGGTCTTCGCCTGGTCCATGTTCACCATGGCCTCGAAATACTTGGCTTCTTTTTTATTCAGGCCAAGCACTTCAACAAACTTGGGAATCATCCGGCTAGAAAGCTTTTTCCCCTTGATAATGTCGTTATAGTAACTGCGAGTCTTGGGGAGCCCCAACAGCGCACACGCTCCAGCCCTAGTAAAATCAGGGTCTGTCTGCACGCGAGCGGCCTGGTACTCGTCCAAGTACTTGCGAAAGTTCGTGAATTGAAATATGTCAATAATTTTGTCCATACCCTAAATGTACTCAAAATTTGACTCAAAGTCAATACCTTTTGCGAAATTTTTGAGATTTTTTTTGAGTACATTTAAAGATTATGGATTATCGACCCTTGAACTGGTCACCAAACTTGAGTTCGGTCTCTTTCGCGCCGTTCAAGTTCACCAGGCGGTCCGGGTCGAACACGAGGTCTTTCGCGAGGCCTTCCTTGAGGGACTGCGCACGGTCCAGCAGTTCAGCAGAGCAACTGCTCGAAAGGAGCGACTGGCGCACCTGCATCGCGACATCATTGTCGGCAGAGGCTTCGTCTAAACAAAATCCCTTGCACAGCCTTGCGCCGAGCTGCTTGAGCCTGCCCAGCGCACCCATCTCGGTAGAGCCGTCCTCGATCTTGAACCCGTAGTACAGCTTGAAAATTTCGAGCGCCTCGGCAGCCGTAATCACGCGTGCGGGCTTGCCTTCCCAGGCGTCTGCAATCTGCCCGAAGATCCACGGGTTGTGCATGGCGCCGCGGCCAATCGCGACACCGGCAACGCCGTAGTTCTCTATGCAGTCGAACGCGCGGGCGACGCTGTTCACGTCGCCGTTGCCGATAACGGGAATCTTGGCCGCGGCCGCGGCCTTGCCGATCCAGTCCCAATCGGCAAGGCCGTTGTACCCCTGCAAGCGGGTACGGCCATGCACCGTGAGCATCTCGACACCCTCGCCTTCGGCAATCGCAAGCGTCTCCATTATATTAACGCTTTCGGAGTCCCAGCCGATGCGGCACTTGAGCGTGAGCGGCACATCCACACCGCACCCGTCCAGCGCGGCCCGTACATCGTGCAGAATCTCCTGCAAACGCGGCAAATCCCTTAGCAGGCCGGAGCCACTGCCCTTGCCCGCCACCTTCGGCGCCGGGCATCCCGCGTTCACTTCTATATAATCAGGATGCAGGGATTCCGCTATTTTCCTAGCCGCAGCGGCCATGCGGTCCGGGAAGCGACCAAAAATCTGCACACCGAACGGGCGCTCTTCCGGGAAAAACTTCAATTGCTTGTGACCATCCAAATTGAACACCGCATCGCCGTCTGTGGGCACGAACTCCGACACGAGGAGCCCCATGCGGTCGCCCGAAAGCACCCGACACAACCGACGGAAGGGTGCATCCGTCACCCCGTCCATCGGAGAGAGGATCGTATTCGGGAAAACTTCCATGGAACGGAGCTTGAAGGAAGTCTTTTTCGGGATTTTGGGAGTCTTCAACATTTTAACCACATCTATTCACAAATTTTCCGCAATAAGAGCCCCAAAAAAATATTTAATTCTTATTGTCCTCACCAATTTTTTTAAAAGCTAACCTATATTTTATGTCGTGCCAAACATAACGAAACAAAGTCTGATACAAGAAATAGCCAAGTCCACCGGATTTGTACGGGGCGACATCAAGACCGTAGTGGAACAGTTCCTCGAACTTGTCGGCGAAAAGCTGGTAGACGGGAACACCATCGAAATCCGCGGCTTCGGCAC
This genomic interval from uncultured Fibrobacter sp. contains the following:
- a CDS encoding carboxypeptidase-like regulatory domain-containing protein, whose product is MFINKLTKTGLAFALLGLGMFVGCSDDNASSASTLSETNTGNPSVASLDTADFEKKFSDGKNSCVIETLAKKTSKDTVDDEEEIEYKVDTLTTLEGSQVIEWGRITCGAHKDIYLYADVKGRVVDPSGKPLANAKVYTEESCPSYSDDCRWFTTDGDGYFYMESVNFLTYEEGIPVYADSSKAARAEDGAARMEHIPVFNNLPTRVISENKKFGTNESLRFDEASMIKVDGRNILDVGNVSLEPAYSVNVPLDSIHFRDIEEHDGDWDVVDAPVEKALEKGVYLSIHSMDCYNVNKCYTWTPDIKISLEDVERGYITVDALPENTYDLMLYCNDCVAEIYPGTLVVER
- a CDS encoding TIGR02147 family protein — protein: MDKIIDIFQFTNFRKYLDEYQAARVQTDPDFTRAGACALLGLPKTRSYYNDIIKGKKLSSRMIPKFVEVLGLNKKEAKYFEAMVNMDQAKTATERNAFFEELLKQHPDSHRILNEDAYEYYSHWYNSVLFTALEVVDVSDDLEPIQKLISPKVSVGTLKRSLELLERLGFVRKNENGFWKSCRDSVSSGAYNNSDLVRQYQLQCFELSKQALLASDERSSDMATFTFSVSDDAFKAIAKEIQGLKAKVRKIIMLDKKKATGVHQLNVHLFTNLKK
- a CDS encoding tRNA-dihydrouridine synthase family protein — its product is MLKTPKIPKKTSFKLRSMEVFPNTILSPMDGVTDAPFRRLCRVLSGDRMGLLVSEFVPTDGDAVFNLDGHKQLKFFPEERPFGVQIFGRFPDRMAAAARKIAESLHPDYIEVNAGCPAPKVAGKGSGSGLLRDLPRLQEILHDVRAALDGCGVDVPLTLKCRIGWDSESVNIMETLAIAEGEGVEMLTVHGRTRLQGYNGLADWDWIGKAAAAAKIPVIGNGDVNSVARAFDCIENYGVAGVAIGRGAMHNPWIFGQIADAWEGKPARVITAAEALEIFKLYYGFKIEDGSTEMGALGRLKQLGARLCKGFCLDEASADNDVAMQVRQSLLSSSCSAELLDRAQSLKEGLAKDLVFDPDRLVNLNGAKETELKFGDQFKGR